One genomic segment of Hordeum vulgare subsp. vulgare chromosome 2H, MorexV3_pseudomolecules_assembly, whole genome shotgun sequence includes these proteins:
- the LOC123429305 gene encoding probable cystathionine gamma-synthase 2 → MARSSSPIANNGSSTEQRRLLRARRSSKRVTAFSPEALRGATLPGAEPEHPAGVVAAATAPKRDSTLFDETLAVHAGEKMGKNGSMDTDSIATPIVSGTTHWFKNSDDLIAFKEGRRHSFEYGRYGNPTVKVLEDKISALERAESTLVTSSGMNAIVATLLALVQPGAGHVVTTTECYSEARAFIRDKLSKMGIKVTFVELNDMDMLKAVLDQGEVTLFYTDCPTNPHLKCIDIKLVAELCHRKGALVCIDSTLASPINQKPLTLGADIVVHSATKYIAGHHDVIAGCISGSQALISRIRAWHHDLGGAISPDAAYMIIRGLKTMALRVETQNRTSLRMARLLENHPKIERVYYPGLLSSPWHDIAKSQMTGFGGVISFEVASDLHGVMRFIDALEIPFIATSLGGCESLVQQPAVMSFWGQSEEEKSKNGIKDNLVRFSFGIEKFEDLRDDIIQALEKI, encoded by the exons ATGGCGCGGTCATCGTCTCCTATCGCCAACAATGGTTCTTCCACCGAGCAGCGCCGCCTGCTCCGCGCTCGCCGTTCTTCAAAGCGCGTCACTGCTTTCAGCCCGGAGGCGCTCCGTGGTGCCACCCTTCCCGGTGCAGAGCCAGAGCACCCTGCCGGTGTCGTCGCTGCCGCCACGGCTCCGAAGCGAGATTCTACTCTCTTTGATGAGACCCTGGCAGTCCATGCCGGGGAGAAGATGGGGAAGAACGGCTCCATGGACACAGACTCGATCGCGACGCCGATCGTGAGTGGCACGACGCACTGGTTCAAGAACTCAGACGACCTGATCGCGTTCAAGGAAGGCCGGCGCCACAGCTTCGAGTACGGTCGCTACGGCAATCCCACCGTGAAGGTCCTGGAGGACAAGATCAGCGCGCTCGAGAGGGCCGAGTCGACGCTGGTCACGTCATCCGGCATGAACGCCATCGTCGCCACGCTGCTCGCGCTCGTGCAGCCTGGCGCCGGCCACGTGGTGACCACCACAGAGTGCTACAGCGAGGCGCGCGCCTTCATCCGCGACAAGCTCTCCAAGATGGGCATCAAGGTGACATTCGTCGAGCTGAACGACATGGACATGCTCAAGGCCGTTCTTGACCAGGGCGAG GTTACACTCTTCTACACCGACTGTCCGACGAACCCCCACCTGAAGTGCATCGACATTAAGCTCGTCGCGGAGCTGTGTCACCGCAAAGGGGCTCTGGTGTGCATCGACAGCACCCTCGCCTCGCCCATCAATCAGAAGCcactcaccctcggggctgacatTGTCGTGCACTCCGCCACAAAGTACATCGCCGGCCATCACGAT GTCATCGCAGGATGCATTAGTGGATCTCAGGCGCTCATCTCTAGAATACGTGCGTGGCATCACGACCTCGGCGGCGCCATTAGTCCG GACGCAGCCTACATGATCATACGCGGCCTCAAGACAATGGCCCTACGCGTGGAGACGCAAAACCGCACTTCATTGCGCATGGCGCGCCTGCTCGAGAACCATCCCAAGATCGAGCGAGTGTACTACCCTGGTCTCCTGAGCAGCCCGTGGCACGACATTGCCAAGAGCCAGATGACTGGTTTCGGCGGTGTCATTAGCTTCGAGGTAGCCTCGGACCTGCATGGTGTCATGAGGTTCATCGACGCGCTGGAGATACCTTTCATCGCGACGTCGCTCGGTGGGTGTGAGAGCCTCGTGCAGCAGCCGGCGGTCATGTCCTTCTG GGGTCAGAGTGAGGAGGAGAAATCCAAGAATGGGATCAAAGACAACTTGGTGCGGTTTAGCTTCGGGATTGAGAAGTTTGAGGATCTTAGGGATGACATTATCCAAGCCCTGGAGAAGATTTAG